The following coding sequences lie in one Rhizobium rhododendri genomic window:
- a CDS encoding DUF1344 domain-containing protein encodes MRFFVATLLATASFLAPVAGFAESADVEGIIRKVDLKNRSLTLDDGKTYQAPPSFDFNGLEVGLKVIVFYTEVDGRRVINDLDIV; translated from the coding sequence ATGCGATTCTTTGTTGCCACATTATTGGCCACAGCCAGCTTTCTTGCGCCGGTTGCAGGCTTTGCCGAAAGCGCCGACGTCGAGGGGATCATCCGGAAGGTCGATCTGAAGAATCGCAGCCTGACGCTGGACGACGGCAAGACCTACCAGGCCCCGCCCAGTTTCGACTTCAACGGGCTAGAGGTCGGGCTCAAGGTCATCGTCTTCTATACTGAAGTCGACGGCAGGCGCGTTATCAACGATCTGGATATCGTCTAA
- a CDS encoding histidine phosphatase family protein: MTLYVIRHGQTDWNAERRLQGQRDIDLNDIGREQARVNGLTLAALLGDEALNFDYVASPLARTRATMEIARAAMGLPPEDYRTDERLVEVSFGAWEGSTLKELKITQPERLVERNSGKWDFIPPGENAESYEILSWRVGSWLQSVDKPTVCVAHGGVIRSLFRLVAEIPKEEAAEGEIPQDKILRIELQDRTIGWID; the protein is encoded by the coding sequence TTGACGCTTTACGTCATCCGCCACGGCCAGACGGACTGGAACGCCGAGCGCCGGCTTCAGGGCCAGCGCGACATCGATCTCAACGATATTGGCCGCGAGCAGGCCCGCGTCAACGGTTTGACGCTGGCTGCCCTGCTCGGTGATGAAGCGTTGAATTTCGACTATGTTGCAAGCCCGCTTGCCCGGACGAGGGCAACGATGGAAATCGCTCGTGCGGCAATGGGGCTCCCGCCCGAGGACTATCGCACGGACGAGCGGCTGGTCGAGGTGTCGTTCGGCGCCTGGGAAGGCTCCACCCTCAAGGAACTGAAAATCACCCAGCCCGAGCGACTTGTCGAGCGCAATAGCGGCAAGTGGGACTTCATCCCGCCGGGCGAAAATGCCGAGAGCTACGAGATCCTGTCATGGCGGGTCGGCTCGTGGCTGCAATCGGTCGACAAACCGACCGTCTGCGTCGCCCATGGCGGCGTCATCCGCTCGCTGTTCCGCCTCGTCGCCGAGATACCCAAGGAAGAAGCGGCCGAGGGCGAGATCCCCCAGGACAAGATCCTGAGGATAGAACTGCAGGACAGGACTATCGGCTGGATCGACTGA